In Paracoccus sp. TOH, a single window of DNA contains:
- a CDS encoding glutathione S-transferase family protein, giving the protein MLTVYGVTRSRASRIVWLCHELGLPFKQVPVIQAYRLPDPDAPDAPLNTHSESFLKLSPAGAIPVIQDGDLVLSESLACTLHLARKHGQPFGPADAIEDALMLQWSFYAATAIEPDALAILFNHHSGQAQPGAAQAAVANAAERLVRPLAVLEHHLNRHGHLVGGRFTVADLNVAEILRYAQGHGALMEQFPAVQAWLADCQARPAFHKMWQERQAEPE; this is encoded by the coding sequence ATGCTGACCGTCTATGGCGTCACCCGCTCGCGCGCCTCGCGCATCGTCTGGCTGTGTCACGAGCTGGGCCTGCCCTTCAAGCAGGTGCCGGTGATCCAGGCCTATCGCCTGCCCGATCCCGACGCCCCCGACGCGCCGCTGAACACCCATTCCGAGAGCTTCCTGAAACTCTCGCCCGCCGGCGCCATCCCGGTGATCCAGGACGGCGACCTGGTGCTGTCGGAATCGCTGGCCTGCACGCTGCACCTGGCGCGCAAGCACGGCCAACCTTTCGGCCCCGCCGATGCCATCGAGGATGCGCTGATGCTGCAATGGAGCTTCTACGCCGCCACCGCGATCGAGCCGGACGCGCTGGCCATCCTGTTCAACCACCACAGCGGCCAGGCCCAGCCGGGCGCCGCCCAGGCCGCCGTCGCCAATGCGGCCGAGCGGCTGGTCCGCCCGCTGGCGGTGCTCGAGCATCACCTGAACCGGCATGGCCATCTGGTCGGCGGCCGCTTCACCGTGGCCGACCTGAACGTGGCCGAGATCCTGCGCTATGCCCAGGGCCACGGCGCGCTGATGGAGCAGTTTCCGGCCGTCCAGGCCTGGCTTGCCGACTGCCAGGCCCGGCCGGCCTTTCACAAGATGTGGCAGGAGCGGCAGGCCGAACCCGAATAG